The proteins below come from a single Crossiella sp. CA-258035 genomic window:
- a CDS encoding amidase family protein, with protein MTAAANLAGLPAVSVPLGQDGLGMPIGLQLIGPPLGEAVLLQVADGYQRARAAEWALTSAC; from the coding sequence CTGACAGCGGCGGCGAACCTGGCCGGACTGCCCGCGGTGTCGGTGCCGCTCGGACAGGACGGCTTGGGGATGCCGATCGGGTTGCAGCTCATCGGCCCGCCGCTGGGTGAGGCGGTGCTGTTGCAGGTGGCTGACGGCTACCAGCGGGCGCGAGCAGCCGAGTGGGCCTTGACCTCGGCGTGCTGA
- a CDS encoding CPBP family glutamic-type intramembrane protease, producing MVEAIALGLSAPLLVWLFLRYRRIAYPAVAPTGLPGRPEALRQARNAVQRLCGVDVEGWRAFATLWFDGETVDKLHQLGAVDRQHGFLQDWGLRGSWRIRFLGNDAGARGSILVGISADGAVLLFDIDGPVRQTVIETAAREAALSSPELRARLDGAGGRRWRTTTPSGHGDFERADGDVESLHRFRATGPDVRIDLSAETVGGAVLRVDSVIEVVGQDVREVERAEQREALASVGGLLGAVLALVTGVAILAFAGGRADPYLVLALAGPVLLAVLVNERAALENSAVNAYDGRLSWSAFRTVNVLMSAVTGIVSTAVVVVAALAGLVVADRIGLPLLEEPVRQLVWGGWIGLVWLGLGATGYALLRNAGIATISAAPDRGSLRHAGVGVGGVLGVTVQSAISEEVVFRLLGVAVLVWLTGSPWVAAVATAVLWAAMHSGSAFTPRWVRMGELVLVGAVLGVVVVELGLLAALVAHAVFNAVSLVTPLLVRDRPAPAARHGVAVT from the coding sequence GTGGTTGAGGCGATCGCGCTCGGCCTGAGTGCCCCGCTGCTGGTGTGGTTGTTCCTGCGGTACCGGCGGATCGCCTACCCCGCGGTGGCGCCAACCGGACTGCCGGGCAGGCCGGAAGCCTTGCGGCAGGCCAGGAACGCGGTGCAGCGGCTGTGTGGTGTGGACGTCGAGGGCTGGCGCGCGTTCGCCACGCTGTGGTTCGACGGGGAGACCGTGGACAAGCTGCACCAGCTCGGCGCGGTGGACCGCCAGCATGGCTTCCTGCAGGACTGGGGCCTGCGCGGTTCCTGGCGGATCCGTTTCCTCGGCAACGATGCCGGTGCCAGGGGCAGCATCTTGGTCGGCATCTCCGCCGATGGCGCGGTGTTGCTGTTCGACATCGACGGCCCGGTGCGGCAGACCGTCATCGAGACCGCCGCACGGGAGGCCGCGCTGAGTTCGCCGGAACTGCGCGCACGACTCGACGGCGCGGGCGGCAGGCGGTGGCGCACGACCACGCCGAGCGGCCACGGCGATTTCGAACGCGCCGACGGGGATGTGGAGAGCCTGCACCGGTTCCGGGCGACTGGTCCGGACGTGCGGATCGACCTGAGCGCGGAGACCGTGGGCGGGGCGGTGCTGCGGGTGGACTCGGTGATCGAGGTGGTCGGGCAGGACGTGCGCGAGGTCGAGCGGGCCGAGCAGCGGGAGGCCCTGGCCAGTGTGGGCGGTCTGCTCGGCGCGGTGCTCGCCCTGGTCACCGGGGTCGCCATCCTGGCCTTCGCGGGCGGGCGCGCGGACCCGTACCTGGTGCTCGCGCTGGCCGGGCCGGTGCTGCTGGCGGTGCTGGTCAACGAGCGGGCGGCGCTGGAGAACTCGGCGGTCAACGCCTACGACGGGCGGCTGTCCTGGTCGGCTTTCCGCACGGTGAACGTGCTGATGTCGGCGGTCACCGGGATCGTGTCCACCGCGGTGGTGGTGGTCGCGGCGCTGGCCGGGCTGGTGGTCGCGGACCGGATCGGCCTGCCGCTGCTGGAGGAACCGGTCCGGCAGTTGGTGTGGGGTGGCTGGATCGGCCTGGTTTGGCTGGGCCTCGGGGCTACGGGCTACGCGCTGCTGCGCAACGCGGGCATCGCCACGATCTCCGCGGCGCCGGACCGGGGCTCGCTGCGGCACGCCGGGGTCGGCGTCGGCGGGGTCCTGGGGGTCACGGTGCAGAGCGCGATCAGCGAGGAGGTCGTCTTCCGGCTGCTGGGCGTGGCGGTGCTGGTGTGGCTGACCGGCAGCCCGTGGGTGGCGGCCGTGGCCACGGCCGTGTTGTGGGCGGCCATGCACAGCGGATCGGCGTTCACCCCGCGCTGGGTCCGGATGGGTGAACTTGTGCTGGTCGGCGCGGTGCTGGGTGTAGTGGTGGTGGAGCTGGGGCTGCTCGCCGCGCTGGTGGCCCACGCGGTGTTCAACGCGGTCTCGCTGGTCACGCCACTGCTGGTCCGGGACCGCCCGGCACCGGCAGCGCGCCACGGTGTGGCGGTGACCTGA
- a CDS encoding Crp/Fnr family transcriptional regulator: MRQDQFHRLLTDCPILAKAPAGAAHDLASSLQRKSYSRGDSIYAEGDPADQVFLIQHGKVRIGRTACDRAGRVILDIRAPTEVFGEVDALTGPLRTTWAVAHTEALILVMSNEALRDWLRAHPAVDHLLLRFMAARLRRAQLRLAHARCEDIDRRVAHALLQHWRDYGTARRGLNVVELDRDHDEVGQCHDISREQVYATLTGFQRRGWIRIEGRLVHILEPAQFTRFAEEFGGM; the protein is encoded by the coding sequence ATGAGACAGGACCAGTTCCACCGTTTGCTCACCGACTGCCCGATCCTCGCCAAGGCGCCGGCCGGCGCCGCACACGACCTGGCGAGCAGCCTGCAGCGCAAGAGCTACTCGAGAGGAGATTCCATTTACGCGGAAGGAGATCCGGCCGACCAGGTGTTCCTGATCCAGCACGGCAAGGTGCGGATCGGGCGCACGGCCTGTGATCGGGCCGGGCGCGTCATCTTGGACATCCGTGCTCCCACGGAGGTCTTCGGCGAGGTCGACGCGCTGACCGGTCCGCTGCGGACCACCTGGGCGGTCGCACACACCGAGGCGCTCATACTGGTGATGAGCAACGAGGCGCTGCGGGACTGGCTCCGCGCCCACCCTGCGGTCGACCACCTCCTGCTCCGCTTCATGGCCGCCCGGCTGCGCCGCGCCCAGCTCCGACTGGCCCACGCGCGGTGCGAGGACATCGATCGCCGGGTGGCGCACGCCCTGCTCCAGCATTGGCGGGACTACGGAACCGCCAGGCGCGGGCTCAACGTGGTGGAGCTGGACCGCGACCACGACGAAGTCGGCCAGTGCCACGACATCAGCCGCGAGCAGGTGTACGCGACGCTGACCGGCTTCCAGCGCCGCGGCTGGATCAGGATCGAGGGCCGGCTGGTGCACATCCTGGAGCCGGCGCAGTTCACCCGGTTCGCGGAGGAGTTCGGCGGGATGTAG
- the skfB gene encoding sporulation killing factor system radical SAM maturase codes for MTATVAGTRSPDPDREHSERSTEPPDNWGIHLQPSGGIFVDRTSLYYVRMSGLALELALQLARTGTVDELARLRSRLDREPVADTRRHLDALLGSHPITQSWQDGALAGGIRVTGSTEAYLPLNASLQLTNGCNLRCAFCYASSGEPFAVECSAQDWTRVLERLATAGVAAVTLTGGEPTIVPEFPRILATASALIDNVDIFTNGLAWSEAAVDFAAALGNVRVQVSVDGRAEHHDLLRGKAGSYHRALETIRRLSGAGVTVFVAMTVTPANFADVGAVIEQVAGAGARLFRAGSTVPVGRGDAVEFGLSESQVESVTEQFVEAGHQDWDIEVTGWDRCADPDQEFAATGLAVEFLTPGYLSWHIRADGLVTPCQVEEKSFGDIRAESLTQIGDPLRLAAIREEAVGCACVRNIRLDETADLPFGLRPGPLTSAAAVASPCAGAGCCRG; via the coding sequence ATGACAGCCACCGTGGCCGGAACCCGGTCACCCGACCCGGACCGGGAGCACAGCGAACGGAGCACCGAGCCGCCGGACAACTGGGGAATTCACCTGCAACCAAGTGGCGGCATCTTCGTCGACCGCACCAGTCTCTACTACGTGCGAATGAGCGGACTGGCCCTGGAACTCGCGCTCCAATTGGCCCGCACCGGCACGGTGGACGAGCTGGCGCGGTTGCGCAGCCGGCTGGACCGGGAACCGGTGGCCGACACCCGTCGTCATCTGGATGCCCTTTTGGGCAGCCATCCCATCACCCAGAGCTGGCAGGATGGCGCGCTGGCCGGTGGAATCCGGGTGACCGGGTCGACCGAGGCCTACCTGCCACTGAATGCCTCGCTGCAGCTGACCAATGGGTGCAACCTGCGCTGCGCATTCTGCTACGCCAGTTCGGGTGAGCCTTTTGCCGTGGAGTGTTCGGCGCAGGACTGGACCAGGGTGCTGGAGCGGCTGGCCACCGCCGGCGTCGCGGCGGTCACCCTGACCGGCGGCGAGCCGACCATCGTGCCCGAGTTCCCGCGGATCCTGGCCACCGCGAGCGCCCTGATCGACAACGTGGACATCTTCACCAACGGCCTGGCCTGGTCCGAGGCCGCGGTGGACTTCGCCGCCGCGCTGGGCAACGTGCGGGTCCAGGTCAGCGTGGACGGTCGCGCTGAGCACCACGACCTGTTGCGCGGCAAGGCCGGTTCGTACCACCGCGCGCTGGAGACCATCCGGCGGCTGTCCGGGGCCGGGGTCACCGTGTTCGTCGCCATGACGGTCACCCCGGCCAACTTCGCCGATGTCGGCGCGGTGATCGAGCAGGTCGCAGGGGCGGGCGCGCGGCTGTTCCGGGCCGGGAGCACGGTCCCGGTCGGCCGGGGGGACGCCGTCGAGTTCGGGTTGAGCGAGTCGCAGGTGGAGTCGGTGACCGAGCAGTTCGTCGAAGCGGGCCACCAGGACTGGGACATCGAGGTGACCGGGTGGGACCGCTGCGCCGACCCGGACCAGGAGTTCGCCGCCACCGGCCTGGCCGTGGAGTTCCTGACCCCTGGCTACTTGAGCTGGCACATCCGGGCCGACGGGCTGGTCACGCCGTGCCAGGTGGAGGAGAAGTCCTTCGGCGACATCCGCGCGGAGTCCCTGACCCAGATCGGCGACCCCCTGCGGCTGGCCGCGATCCGCGAGGAGGCGGTGGGGTGCGCGTGCGTGCGCAACATCCGGCTGGACGAGACGGCCGACCTGCCCTTCGGTCTGCGCCCCGGTCCCCTCACCTCAGCCGCCGCCGTGGCCTCGCCGTGCGCCGGAGCGGGGTGCTGCCGTGGTTGA
- a CDS encoding ABC transporter ATP-binding protein yields the protein MTSTADREVSMTGTRAKGNGNPDSSEIDWSAAPPGLGGLEDGPRARPRDLLRYLRAQRGPLLVALALGLAAAGLSLVQPLLVMRVVNGIGGDITWLVVALVALFLAEAAISGVQSFLLQRTGEAMVFGVRQRLIRQLLHLPVREHDRLRSGDLLSRTGTDTTLLREVVSSGVVEAVTGVVGLVGSVALMLWLDWRMFLLVLATVTVALLLVSLALMGIRRASEHAQDRVGAMTADLDRVLGAFRTVLASRAQQREVDRISARADEAYRAGVRAAKLDSVVGPTMSLAANGSFLFVLGVGGARVANGTMELGELVAFLLYLMMLVMPLIMILQAATTVQRGLGALQRIQDTLALETEPADEQPDRRPSAETSAAAELRLDAVSFGYTEDRPVLHEVSFTVPPYSRAALVGPSGAGKSTIFALVERFYTPESGTILLGGRDISAMDLGELRGQIGYVQQEAPILWGSLRSNLTYAAPEATEEEIAEVLRMTNLTTLVDQLPDGLDSEVGDRGVLLSGGQRQRVAIARALLCRPSLLLMDEPTAQLDAANEEALAATVRQVARHCTVLVIAHRISTVRDADLIVVLEDGRVVDTGKHDELVASSPLYRRFAGQLVPPPT from the coding sequence ATGACGAGCACGGCCGATCGCGAGGTGAGCATGACCGGCACCCGGGCGAAGGGGAACGGGAACCCAGACAGTTCCGAGATCGACTGGTCCGCCGCTCCGCCGGGGCTGGGCGGCCTCGAGGACGGCCCGAGGGCACGGCCGAGGGACCTGCTGCGCTACCTGCGCGCGCAACGCGGACCGCTGCTGGTGGCGCTGGCCCTGGGACTGGCCGCGGCCGGCCTGTCGCTGGTGCAGCCGCTGCTGGTGATGCGGGTCGTCAACGGGATCGGCGGCGACATCACCTGGCTGGTGGTCGCCCTGGTCGCGCTGTTCCTGGCCGAGGCCGCGATCAGCGGTGTGCAGAGCTTCCTGTTGCAGCGCACCGGCGAGGCCATGGTGTTCGGGGTGCGCCAGCGGCTGATCCGGCAACTGCTGCACCTGCCGGTCCGCGAGCACGACCGGCTGCGCTCAGGGGACCTGTTGTCCAGGACCGGCACCGACACCACGCTGCTGCGCGAAGTGGTGTCCTCCGGCGTGGTGGAGGCGGTCACCGGCGTGGTCGGCCTGGTCGGCTCGGTCGCGCTGATGCTGTGGCTGGACTGGCGGATGTTCCTGCTGGTGCTGGCGACCGTGACGGTGGCGCTGCTGCTGGTCAGCCTGGCGCTGATGGGCATCCGGCGGGCTTCCGAGCACGCCCAGGACCGGGTGGGGGCGATGACGGCGGACCTGGACCGGGTGCTCGGCGCCTTCCGGACCGTGCTGGCCAGCCGCGCCCAGCAGCGCGAGGTGGACCGGATCAGCGCGCGGGCCGACGAGGCCTACCGGGCCGGGGTGCGCGCGGCCAAGCTGGACTCGGTGGTGGGGCCGACGATGTCGTTGGCGGCCAACGGTTCCTTCCTGTTCGTACTGGGCGTCGGCGGGGCGAGGGTGGCCAACGGCACCATGGAGCTCGGCGAGCTGGTCGCGTTCCTGCTGTACCTGATGATGCTGGTGATGCCGCTGATCATGATCCTGCAGGCGGCCACCACCGTGCAGCGCGGACTCGGTGCGCTGCAACGGATCCAGGACACCCTTGCGCTGGAGACCGAGCCCGCGGACGAGCAACCGGACAGGCGCCCCTCGGCGGAGACCTCGGCCGCGGCCGAGCTGCGGCTGGACGCGGTCTCCTTCGGCTACACCGAGGACCGCCCGGTGCTGCACGAGGTGTCCTTCACCGTGCCGCCGTACTCGCGGGCCGCGCTGGTCGGGCCGTCCGGTGCGGGCAAGTCCACCATCTTCGCCTTGGTCGAACGCTTCTACACCCCGGAATCAGGCACGATCCTGCTGGGCGGACGTGACATCAGCGCGATGGACCTGGGCGAGCTCCGCGGCCAGATCGGCTACGTGCAACAGGAAGCCCCGATCCTGTGGGGCTCGCTGCGCTCCAACCTCACCTACGCCGCACCGGAGGCCACCGAGGAGGAGATCGCCGAAGTACTGCGGATGACCAACCTGACCACCCTGGTCGACCAGCTACCCGACGGCCTGGACAGCGAGGTCGGCGACCGGGGCGTGCTGCTCTCCGGCGGCCAGCGCCAGCGGGTGGCGATCGCCCGTGCCCTGCTGTGCCGCCCGTCGCTGCTGCTGATGGACGAGCCGACCGCACAGCTGGACGCGGCCAACGAGGAGGCACTGGCCGCGACCGTGCGCCAGGTGGCGCGGCACTGCACCGTGCTGGTGATCGCACACCGGATCTCCACGGTGCGCGACGCGGACCTGATCGTCGTGCTGGAAGACGGGAGGGTGGTGGACACGGGCAAGCACGACGAGCTGGTGGCCTCAAGCCCGCTGTACCGGCGCTTCGCGGGGCAACTGGTGCCGCCGCCGACCTGA
- a CDS encoding class I SAM-dependent methyltransferase codes for MTMTAVQAWERFASRSTPRREVNAAGARTWLNWTQYPDHGPDETLLGDLAGKAILELGSGNGDNLAHLATLGARCTGIDLAPTRTAAAQATWSGCGEITFLTAEAVGYLDGATEQFDIVFSIFGAVWFTDPAVLLPRIHAALKPGGLLVFSHLPTVAPLAAGRPVQKWELTPEAWQESLHGAGFSDVRTEFLPAPAPEQEGTLLVRARASNPGDRQLMVGP; via the coding sequence ATGACGATGACGGCGGTCCAGGCCTGGGAACGCTTCGCCTCGCGATCCACCCCCCGCCGAGAGGTCAACGCCGCCGGAGCACGGACCTGGCTGAACTGGACCCAGTACCCCGACCACGGCCCTGACGAGACCCTCCTCGGTGACCTGGCGGGCAAGGCCATCCTGGAACTCGGCTCGGGCAACGGGGACAACCTCGCCCACCTGGCCACCCTCGGCGCCCGCTGCACCGGCATCGACCTGGCCCCCACCAGAACCGCCGCCGCACAAGCCACCTGGTCCGGTTGCGGGGAGATCACCTTCCTCACTGCGGAGGCCGTCGGCTACCTCGACGGCGCAACCGAACAGTTTGACATCGTGTTCTCCATCTTCGGCGCCGTGTGGTTCACCGACCCCGCCGTCCTGCTGCCCCGCATCCACGCCGCGCTCAAGCCAGGTGGGCTCCTCGTCTTCTCCCACCTGCCCACCGTCGCACCCCTGGCCGCCGGCCGGCCGGTCCAGAAGTGGGAACTCACCCCCGAGGCATGGCAGGAGTCCCTGCACGGCGCGGGGTTCAGTGACGTACGCACCGAGTTTCTTCCGGCACCAGCGCCCGAGCAGGAGGGCACCCTGCTCGTCCGCGCTCGCGCAAGCAACCCCGGTGACCGTCAACTGATGGTGGGGCCGTAG
- a CDS encoding tetratricopeptide repeat protein: MLRQLCEHYLREVTETTTEALSWMDTERSTLVAAAEMAIGRGWSPPAAGLTIAIQQCLDDRGHYEQALALGRKALTLEESTVDAPGLTLLALTLWRQGNFAGSIPIYRRALHAAGVIGDRRSLGRAHNGLGFAYWRLGVFPQALRCFQAGLDVGARIGDHSIQAYARTGIGYLAHWRRQPHSGLAHHEEAVLLARLAHDQEVECHALNGIGLGALAVGRVEQALEYWQRALHLARHTGSPFSEARALVGLGWGHQRHGEPDTAKRYHRAGLEVAQAIGDRYQQARACISLADIHTIRGEAEAVRVSEVEVGLRTGSPRRGCRTASRADRGPSATCAAAASRPQWCWRYCPAVAAHASVEAEARSRL; the protein is encoded by the coding sequence GTGCTCCGGCAGCTGTGTGAGCACTACCTGCGCGAGGTCACCGAGACCACGACCGAGGCACTGTCCTGGATGGACACCGAGCGCTCCACCCTTGTCGCGGCAGCCGAGATGGCCATCGGCCGAGGCTGGTCACCACCAGCGGCAGGGCTGACCATCGCCATCCAACAATGCCTGGACGACCGCGGGCACTATGAACAAGCACTGGCCCTGGGCCGCAAAGCCCTGACCCTGGAAGAGTCCACAGTGGACGCGCCAGGGCTCACCCTGCTCGCCCTGACCCTGTGGCGGCAAGGAAACTTCGCCGGATCCATCCCCATCTATCGACGTGCGCTGCACGCCGCAGGGGTGATCGGCGATCGCCGCAGCCTCGGCCGCGCCCACAACGGCCTGGGTTTCGCCTACTGGCGGCTGGGCGTTTTCCCGCAGGCGCTGCGGTGTTTCCAGGCCGGGCTGGATGTCGGCGCGCGGATTGGGGATCACTCGATCCAGGCCTACGCCCGCACCGGCATCGGCTACCTCGCACACTGGCGCCGCCAGCCCCACAGCGGACTGGCCCACCACGAGGAAGCCGTGCTGCTGGCACGGCTGGCCCACGATCAGGAGGTGGAATGCCACGCGCTCAACGGAATCGGCCTGGGCGCACTCGCCGTGGGCCGAGTGGAGCAGGCTCTGGAGTACTGGCAGCGTGCCCTGCACCTGGCCCGCCATACCGGCAGCCCGTTCAGCGAGGCCCGAGCCCTGGTCGGCTTGGGCTGGGGCCACCAGCGCCACGGCGAGCCGGACACCGCGAAGCGCTACCATCGCGCGGGTCTAGAGGTGGCCCAGGCCATCGGCGACCGCTACCAGCAGGCCCGTGCCTGCATCAGCCTCGCCGACATCCACACCATCCGCGGTGAGGCCGAGGCGGTCAGGGTCTCCGAAGTCGAGGTCGGACTCCGCACTGGATCACCGCGCCGGGGGTGCCGCACGGCGAGCCGGGCTGACCGTGGACCGAGCGCGACGTGTGCAGCCGCAGCCAGCCGGCCGCAGTGGTGCTGGCGCTACTGTCCTGCTGTGGCGGCCCACGCCTCAGTCGAAGCGGAAGCTCGTAGTCGCCTTTAG
- a CDS encoding AfsR/SARP family transcriptional regulator, whose protein sequence is MSNHQQLEFRVLGSVEVLRQGRPRTPSAPKQRAVLALLILHANEFVPMNRLVDDLWGPRSPARAVAGLQVYIGALRKVLPLAGATGGAPAIETCPNGYLLRVPPEQIDLYRYRRLAAEGDRALTEGRPERASALLDAALALWRGPALADLTTIGQLGGYAESLDAHRLSVIERRIEADLRLGRYAAVADELEGLCQRHPLRESLHRQLMVAHWRCGRRAEALATYQRVRHTLVDRLGLEPCEQLRAVQQAVLRDTEPT, encoded by the coding sequence ATGTCGAACCATCAACAACTGGAGTTCCGCGTACTCGGCTCGGTGGAGGTGCTCAGGCAAGGGCGCCCCCGCACGCCGAGCGCGCCCAAGCAGCGCGCCGTCCTGGCGCTGCTGATACTGCACGCCAACGAGTTCGTCCCGATGAACCGCCTGGTGGACGACCTGTGGGGGCCGCGTTCACCGGCGCGGGCGGTGGCCGGCTTGCAGGTCTACATCGGCGCGCTGCGCAAGGTGCTGCCACTGGCGGGCGCGACCGGCGGCGCACCGGCCATCGAGACCTGCCCGAACGGCTACCTGCTGCGGGTCCCGCCGGAGCAGATCGACCTGTACCGCTACCGGCGCCTGGCTGCCGAGGGCGACCGCGCGCTGACCGAGGGGCGGCCGGAGCGGGCCTCGGCGCTGCTGGACGCCGCACTCGCGCTGTGGCGCGGCCCGGCGCTGGCCGACCTCACCACCATCGGACAGCTCGGCGGATACGCGGAATCCCTGGACGCGCACCGCCTCTCCGTCATCGAGCGCCGGATCGAGGCGGACCTGCGCCTGGGGCGCTACGCCGCAGTCGCGGACGAACTGGAAGGGCTGTGCCAACGGCACCCCCTGCGCGAGTCGCTGCACCGGCAGCTGATGGTCGCGCACTGGCGGTGCGGGCGCAGGGCCGAGGCCCTGGCCACCTACCAGAGGGTGCGCCACACCCTGGTCGACCGGCTCGGTCTGGAGCCCTGCGAACAGCTCAGAGCGGTCCAGCAGGCGGTGCTGCGGGACACGGAACCGACCTGA